The following are encoded together in the Pseudomonas sp. IB20 genome:
- a CDS encoding molybdopterin molybdotransferase MoeA translates to MPVEDALRQLLDMAEAAPIREPHVLPLADCDGRVLAQDLVSTLDLPPWPNSAMDGYALRLADWVGEPLPVSQRIFAGQAPQPLAAGTCARIFTGAPVPEGADCVEMQENAVVHADERVSFTEPLQVDQNIRPQGQETTVGELVLTAGTRLGPIELGLAASLGHDRLNVVRRVRVAVLSTGDELIEPGLPLGPGQIYNSNRRVLCSWLARMGCEVIDAGILPDDLEKTRKRLADLGNVDLILSTGGVSVGEADFLGIALREEGELALWKLAIKPGKPLTFGHFRGVPVIGLPGNPASTLVTFALLARPYLLRRQGVQDVEPLRFEVPAGFVWPKPGNRREYLRGRIEQGKAIIYRNQSSGVLRSAAWAEGFVEVLEGTTLAIGDRVYFIPLSEVLN, encoded by the coding sequence ATGCCGGTGGAAGACGCGTTGCGTCAACTGCTGGACATGGCCGAAGCCGCGCCGATCCGTGAGCCGCACGTACTGCCCTTGGCCGACTGCGACGGCCGCGTGCTGGCGCAGGATTTAGTCTCCACCCTCGACCTGCCGCCTTGGCCCAACAGCGCCATGGACGGTTACGCCCTGCGCCTTGCGGACTGGGTCGGCGAGCCCTTGCCCGTCAGCCAGCGCATCTTCGCAGGCCAGGCGCCGCAGCCCTTGGCCGCCGGCACCTGCGCGCGCATCTTTACCGGGGCGCCAGTGCCCGAAGGCGCCGATTGCGTGGAGATGCAGGAAAACGCCGTGGTCCACGCCGACGAGCGCGTGAGCTTCACCGAGCCGCTACAGGTGGACCAGAACATCCGCCCGCAAGGCCAGGAAACTACTGTAGGCGAGTTGGTGTTGACCGCGGGCACGCGCTTGGGCCCGATCGAACTGGGCCTGGCTGCGTCCCTGGGCCACGACCGCCTGAACGTGGTGCGCCGGGTGCGCGTGGCCGTGCTTTCTACCGGTGACGAGTTGATCGAGCCCGGCCTGCCGCTGGGCCCGGGCCAGATCTACAACAGCAACCGTCGCGTGCTGTGCAGTTGGTTGGCGCGAATGGGCTGTGAAGTGATTGATGCCGGGATTCTGCCGGATGACCTGGAAAAAACCCGCAAACGCCTGGCGGACCTGGGCAATGTCGACCTGATTCTGTCGACTGGCGGTGTGTCAGTGGGCGAGGCGGACTTCCTCGGTATCGCCCTGCGCGAAGAGGGCGAACTGGCCCTGTGGAAGCTGGCGATCAAACCCGGTAAACCATTGACCTTCGGCCACTTTCGCGGTGTGCCGGTGATCGGCCTGCCTGGCAACCCAGCCTCGACCCTGGTGACCTTTGCGCTGCTGGCGCGGCCTTATCTGCTGCGCCGCCAAGGTGTGCAAGACGTCGAACCGCTGCGGTTCGAAGTACCGGCAGGGTTCGTATGGCCCAAACCCGGCAACCGTCGCGAATACCTGCGCGGGCGGATCGAGCAGGGCAAGGCGATCATCTACCGCAACCAGAGCTCCGGCGTACTGCGCAGCGCGGCGTGGGCCGAAGGGTTTGTGGAGGTGCTGGAAGGGACGACGTTGGCTATCGGCGACCGCGTCTATTTCATTCCCCTGAGCGAAGTCCTGAACTGA
- a CDS encoding EscU/YscU/HrcU family type III secretion system export apparatus switch protein — protein sequence MKNPTPPRQAIALKYDGQQAPTLTAKGDDALAEAILKLARENEVPIYENAELVKLLARMELGDSIPEELYRTVAEIIAFAWTLKGKFPVGYDPDAGPVERDVTERGDDY from the coding sequence ATGAAAAACCCTACCCCGCCGCGCCAGGCGATTGCCCTCAAGTACGACGGCCAGCAAGCGCCGACCCTGACGGCCAAGGGTGACGATGCCCTGGCCGAAGCCATCCTGAAGCTGGCGCGGGAAAATGAAGTGCCGATCTATGAGAATGCCGAGCTGGTCAAGCTGCTGGCGCGCATGGAACTGGGAGACAGTATCCCGGAGGAGTTGTACCGCACGGTGGCGGAGATCATTGCGTTTGCGTGGACGCTGAAGGGCAAGTTCCCGGTGGGGTATGACCCGGATGCGGGGCCAGTGGAGCGGGATGTGACCGAGCGTGGGGATGATTACTAA
- the fliK gene encoding flagellar hook-length control protein FliK, translating into MTGEINLPTLPPAPVTSPAPLPPTGELLKLLEPQTGLINPGKTVNAEVIALKQGGEAFQLLLKLTLEGGRQTLVQASSAQPLPLGSNVAVSQTPTGNLTITLQQALSANVAALTRIDTTQMPEGTLLQAKVLTTQMLPQGTTQPAIYRSLVTVLNNALAGTTLTLESPQPLRVGSLLSAVVQNAQTLNFVPLSGLKDQLAVAQQLSTQQSRQGSLDAVFTALQNLPRGDSTSADLRAAADRLLAALPDLAQVSNPKVLAQVIQNSGAFLEAKLLAGQNPQIPPLDMKGALLRLVADLLPALPASTNLSAILAANTLAQVLPNFVRSPLNTLGQVSAKQIPAGFPLPERLMAKLEGEGDLENLLRLAAGAISRLQSHQLSSLEQTGTTADGRLQTTWQLEIPMRTLQDIVPLQVKFQREEPAPDKDQPERKDKKDPKQMLWRVELAFDMEPLGPLQVQAQLTQGKLSSQLWASRPFTASLIESHLTSLRERLVTSGINVGDLDCHLGTPPRGPRTGLEQRWVDETA; encoded by the coding sequence ATGACCGGTGAGATCAACCTTCCTACGCTGCCTCCTGCCCCGGTGACCAGCCCTGCCCCGCTGCCGCCGACCGGTGAGTTGCTCAAGCTGCTGGAGCCGCAGACCGGCCTGATCAACCCTGGGAAAACCGTCAACGCCGAGGTGATTGCGCTTAAACAAGGCGGCGAAGCCTTTCAGCTGTTGCTCAAGTTGACCCTCGAAGGCGGCCGCCAAACCTTGGTGCAGGCCAGCAGTGCCCAGCCTTTGCCGTTGGGCAGTAACGTGGCGGTTAGCCAGACACCAACCGGCAACCTGACCATCACCTTGCAGCAAGCTTTGAGCGCCAATGTGGCGGCCCTGACCCGCATCGACACCACGCAAATGCCGGAGGGCACGCTGTTGCAAGCCAAGGTGCTGACCACGCAGATGCTGCCGCAAGGCACCACACAACCGGCCATCTACCGCTCGCTGGTCACCGTGCTCAATAACGCCCTGGCCGGCACCACGCTAACGCTCGAAAGCCCGCAACCGCTGCGGGTCGGCAGCTTGCTCAGCGCCGTAGTGCAAAACGCGCAGACCTTGAACTTCGTGCCGTTGAGCGGGCTCAAGGATCAATTGGCCGTCGCGCAACAGCTCTCGACCCAGCAAAGCCGCCAGGGCTCGCTGGATGCAGTGTTCACCGCGCTGCAAAACCTGCCACGTGGCGACAGCACCTCGGCCGACCTGCGCGCGGCTGCCGACCGCTTACTCGCGGCCTTGCCCGACCTGGCCCAAGTCAGCAACCCCAAGGTGCTGGCGCAAGTGATCCAGAACAGCGGTGCCTTTTTAGAAGCCAAATTACTCGCCGGGCAAAACCCGCAAATTCCGCCATTGGACATGAAGGGCGCACTGTTGCGCCTGGTCGCCGACCTGCTGCCGGCCCTGCCCGCCAGCACCAATCTGAGTGCGATCCTGGCCGCCAATACGCTGGCCCAGGTGTTGCCCAACTTCGTGCGCAGCCCGCTGAACACGCTCGGCCAGGTCAGCGCCAAACAAATACCCGCCGGCTTCCCATTGCCCGAACGGCTGATGGCGAAACTGGAAGGCGAAGGTGACCTGGAAAACCTGCTGCGCCTGGCCGCCGGGGCGATTTCGCGCCTGCAGAGCCACCAACTGTCGAGCCTGGAACAGACCGGTACCACCGCCGACGGCCGCCTGCAAACCACCTGGCAGTTGGAAATTCCCATGCGCACCCTGCAGGACATCGTACCGTTGCAAGTCAAGTTCCAGCGCGAAGAACCGGCGCCGGACAAAGACCAGCCCGAGCGCAAAGACAAAAAAGACCCCAAACAGATGCTCTGGCGCGTCGAGCTGGCCTTCGACATGGAGCCGCTGGGGCCATTGCAGGTTCAAGCGCAACTGACGCAGGGCAAGTTGTCCAGCCAGCTATGGGCCTCTCGGCCGTTTACGGCCAGCTTGATCGAGAGCCACTTAACCAGTTTGCGTGAGCGCCTGGTGACCTCGGGCATCAATGTTGGCGATCTGGATTGCCACCTCGGCACCCCGCCACGCGGGCCAAGAACCGGCCTGGAACAGCGCTGGGTGGATGAAACCGCATGA
- the ccmA gene encoding cytochrome c biogenesis heme-transporting ATPase CcmA: protein MTSPLLEAVALACERDLRLLFEHLELRLTGGDMVQISGPNGSGKTSLLRLLAGLMQPTAGEVRLNGKPLNEQRTELARNLVWIGHAAGIKDVLTPEENLSWLSALHHPASRDAIWQALAAVGLKGFEDVPCHTLSAGQQRRVALARLYLPGPPLWILDEPFTALDKQGVAQLEEHLARHCEQGGLVVLTTHHTLTRMPAGYRDLDLGRWSV, encoded by the coding sequence TTGACCAGCCCTCTTCTTGAAGCCGTAGCGCTTGCCTGTGAACGCGACCTGCGACTGCTGTTCGAGCACCTCGAACTGCGTCTGACGGGCGGCGACATGGTGCAAATCAGCGGCCCGAACGGCAGCGGCAAGACCAGTTTGCTGCGCCTGCTGGCCGGTTTGATGCAGCCGACGGCCGGTGAGGTGCGACTGAACGGCAAGCCACTCAACGAACAACGCACGGAGTTGGCCCGCAACCTTGTCTGGATCGGCCACGCTGCCGGCATCAAGGACGTGCTCACGCCGGAAGAAAACCTCAGCTGGCTCAGCGCCCTGCATCACCCGGCTTCCCGCGACGCCATCTGGCAAGCGCTGGCGGCTGTCGGCCTCAAGGGTTTTGAAGACGTGCCCTGCCACACCCTGTCCGCCGGCCAGCAACGCCGCGTGGCCTTGGCGCGTTTGTACCTGCCCGGCCCGCCATTGTGGATTCTCGACGAACCCTTCACCGCCCTCGACAAACAAGGGGTCGCCCAGCTTGAAGAGCACCTGGCCCGGCACTGCGAGCAGGGCGGCTTGGTGGTGCTCACGACTCACCACACCCTGACACGCATGCCCGCCGGTTACCGTGACCTGGACTTGGGCCGGTGGTCGGTATGA
- the ccmB gene encoding heme exporter protein CcmB — MSVFALLVAREARLLCRRPAELANPLVFFAIVIALFPLAVGPETKLLQTLSPGLVWVAALLSVLLSLDGLFRSDFEDGSLEQWVLSSHPLPLLVLAKVLAHWAFSGLALVLLSPLLAMMLGLPVECLPVLLLSLLLGTPVLSLLGAVGAALTVGLKRGGLLLALLILPLYIPVLILGSGALQAALMGMPATGYLLWLGSLTALAVTLTPFAIAAGLKISVGE; from the coding sequence ATGAGTGTGTTCGCCCTGTTGGTCGCCCGTGAAGCGCGGCTGTTGTGCCGTCGCCCGGCTGAATTGGCCAACCCACTGGTATTTTTCGCCATCGTCATCGCGCTGTTCCCGTTGGCGGTCGGACCCGAGACTAAACTGTTGCAAACCTTGTCCCCAGGGTTAGTGTGGGTAGCAGCGCTTTTATCCGTCCTGCTCTCGCTGGACGGGCTGTTCCGCAGTGATTTTGAAGACGGTTCTCTTGAGCAGTGGGTCCTTTCGTCGCACCCTCTGCCACTTCTGGTACTGGCTAAGGTACTGGCACACTGGGCTTTTTCCGGCTTGGCGCTAGTCTTGCTCTCACCGCTGCTGGCGATGATGCTGGGCTTGCCCGTCGAATGCCTGCCGGTATTGCTGCTTTCCTTGTTGCTCGGCACGCCGGTGCTCAGCCTGTTGGGGGCGGTGGGCGCAGCGTTGACCGTCGGTTTGAAGCGGGGCGGCCTGTTGTTGGCCCTACTGATTCTGCCTTTGTACATCCCGGTGTTGATCCTGGGCAGCGGTGCCTTGCAGGCCGCGCTCATGGGCATGCCGGCGACCGGTTACCTCTTGTGGCTTGGCAGCCTGACCGCCCTGGCGGTAACCCTGACACCCTTTGCTATAGCGGCTGGCCTGAAGATCAGCGTCGGCGAATAA
- a CDS encoding heme ABC transporter permease encodes MNWTWFHKLGSPKWFYGISAKLLPWLSIAALLLIGTGLVWGLAFAPPDYQQGNSFRIIYIHVPAAMLAQSCYVMLAVCGIVGLVWKMKLADVALQCAAPIGAWMTAVALVTGAIWGKPTWGSWWVWDARLTSMLILLFLYFGLIALGNAISNRDSAAKACAVLAIVGVINIPIIKYSVEWWNTLHQGATFTLTEKPAMPVEMWAPLLLMVLGFYCFFGAVLLMRMRLEVLKREARTSWVKAEVQNSLGARG; translated from the coding sequence ATGAACTGGACCTGGTTTCACAAGCTCGGCTCGCCCAAATGGTTTTACGGCATCAGCGCCAAGCTGCTGCCGTGGTTGAGCATCGCAGCCCTGTTGCTGATCGGCACCGGCCTGGTCTGGGGCCTGGCCTTCGCGCCGCCGGACTACCAGCAAGGCAATAGCTTTCGCATCATCTATATCCACGTGCCCGCCGCGATGCTGGCGCAGTCCTGCTACGTGATGCTGGCGGTGTGCGGCATCGTTGGCCTGGTGTGGAAGATGAAGCTGGCCGACGTGGCCCTGCAATGCGCCGCGCCCATCGGCGCGTGGATGACCGCCGTGGCGCTGGTCACCGGCGCGATTTGGGGCAAACCGACCTGGGGCTCGTGGTGGGTGTGGGATGCGCGCCTCACGTCCATGCTGATCCTGCTGTTTCTGTACTTCGGCCTGATCGCCCTGGGCAATGCCATCAGCAACCGCGACAGCGCCGCCAAAGCCTGCGCGGTACTGGCCATCGTCGGCGTGATCAACATCCCGATCATCAAATACTCGGTGGAGTGGTGGAACACCCTGCACCAGGGCGCCACCTTCACCCTCACCGAAAAGCCGGCCATGCCCGTGGAAATGTGGGCGCCGCTGCTGCTGATGGTGCTGGGGTTCTACTGCTTCTTCGGCGCCGTGCTGCTGATGCGCATGCGCTTGGAAGTGCTCAAGCGTGAAGCCCGCACCAGTTGGGTCAAGGCCGAAGTGCAAAACAGCCTGGGAGCGCGTGGATGA
- the ccmD gene encoding heme exporter protein CcmD — MSFNSFSDFLAMGHHGLYVWTAYGICIAVLALNVAAPILARKRYLQQEARRLRRETDK; from the coding sequence ATGAGCTTCAACTCTTTCAGTGATTTTCTCGCCATGGGCCACCACGGCCTGTATGTCTGGACGGCCTACGGCATCTGCATTGCCGTACTGGCCCTCAACGTCGCCGCGCCGATCCTGGCCCGCAAGCGTTACCTGCAACAAGAGGCGCGTCGTTTGCGCCGGGAGACCGATAAGTGA
- the ccmE gene encoding cytochrome c maturation protein CcmE encodes MNPLRRKRLLIILAIMAGVGIAVTLALSALQQNINLFYTPTQIANGEAPVDTRIRAGGMVEKGSLKRSGDSLDVTFVVTDFNKAVTITYRGILPDLFREGQGIVALGKLNADGVVVADEVLAKHDEKYMPPEVTKALKDSGQSAPSATSQPAKEG; translated from the coding sequence GTGAATCCGCTGCGTAGAAAGCGTCTGTTGATCATCCTTGCCATCATGGCCGGCGTCGGCATAGCCGTGACCCTGGCCTTGAGCGCCTTGCAGCAGAACATCAACCTGTTTTACACCCCGACCCAGATCGCCAATGGCGAAGCGCCTGTCGACACACGTATCCGCGCCGGCGGCATGGTAGAGAAGGGCTCTTTGAAGCGTTCCGGCGATTCCCTCGACGTGACTTTCGTGGTCACCGACTTCAACAAGGCCGTGACCATCACCTATCGCGGCATCCTCCCGGACCTGTTCCGCGAAGGCCAGGGCATCGTCGCCTTGGGCAAGCTCAACGCCGATGGCGTGGTGGTGGCCGATGAAGTACTGGCCAAGCACGATGAGAAATACATGCCGCCCGAGGTCACCAAAGCTTTGAAAGACAGCGGCCAATCCGCCCCGAGCGCAACTTCACAGCCTGCGAAGGAGGGCTAA
- a CDS encoding heme lyase CcmF/NrfE family subunit — MTSALFIPELGQLAMILALCFAVVQAIVPLLGAWRGDRLWMSLAQPAAWGQFAFLLFAFGCLTYAFMTDDFSVAYVANNSNSALPWYYKFSAVWGAHEGSLLLWALILGGWTFAVSVFSRQLPQVMLARVLAVMGMISIGFLLFLIMTSNPFSRMLPQIPVDGHDLNPLLQDIGLIVHPPMLYMGYVGFSVAFAFAIAALLGGRLDAAWARWSRPWTIVAWAFLGIGITLGSWWAYYELGWGGWWFWDPVENASFMPWLVGTALIHSLAVTEKRGVFKSWTVLLAIAAFSLSLLGTFLVRSGVLTSVHAFASDPARGVFILIFLLFVVGGSLTLFALRAPVVKSQVGFNLWSRETLLLGNNLVLVVAASMILLGTLYPLALDALSGAKLSVGPPYFNALFIPLMGLLMVVMAVGMLVRWKDTPVKWLVGMLMPVLLGSVALAVIAGFAYGDFNWAVLATFLLAAWVLLAGVRDIADKTRHKGLIKGLPTLTRSYWGMQIAHIGIAVCALGVVLSSQNSAERDLRLAPGESMDLAGYHFIFEGAKHFEGPNFTSDKGTVRVVRKGKEVAVLHPEKRLYTVQNSMMTEAGIDAGFTRDLYVALGEPLGDGAWAVRVHVKPFVRWIWFGGLLTGFGGLLAALDRRYRVKVKSRVREALGLQGAAA; from the coding sequence ATGACGTCCGCACTGTTTATTCCGGAGTTGGGCCAGTTGGCGATGATCCTCGCCCTGTGCTTTGCCGTCGTCCAGGCCATCGTGCCGTTGCTCGGCGCCTGGCGCGGCGACCGCCTGTGGATGAGCCTGGCGCAGCCGGCCGCCTGGGGCCAGTTTGCCTTTCTGCTGTTCGCGTTTGGTTGCCTGACCTACGCCTTCATGACCGACGACTTTTCCGTCGCCTATGTCGCCAACAACTCCAACAGCGCGCTGCCTTGGTACTACAAGTTCAGCGCCGTGTGGGGCGCCCACGAAGGTTCGTTGCTGCTGTGGGCCTTGATCCTCGGCGGTTGGACCTTCGCGGTGTCGGTGTTCTCGCGCCAACTGCCGCAAGTCATGCTGGCGCGGGTGCTGGCGGTGATGGGCATGATCAGCATCGGCTTCCTGTTGTTCCTGATCATGACCTCCAACCCGTTCAGCCGCATGCTGCCGCAGATCCCGGTGGACGGGCATGACCTCAACCCGCTGCTGCAAGACATCGGCCTGATCGTGCACCCGCCGATGCTCTACATGGGTTACGTCGGTTTCTCGGTAGCCTTCGCCTTCGCCATCGCCGCCTTGCTCGGCGGGCGCCTCGATGCGGCCTGGGCGCGCTGGTCGCGGCCGTGGACCATCGTGGCCTGGGCGTTTCTCGGTATCGGCATCACCTTGGGCTCGTGGTGGGCCTATTACGAACTCGGCTGGGGCGGCTGGTGGTTCTGGGACCCCGTGGAAAACGCCTCGTTCATGCCATGGCTGGTAGGCACCGCGCTGATTCACTCGCTGGCGGTTACCGAAAAACGCGGCGTGTTCAAAAGCTGGACGGTGCTGCTGGCGATTGCCGCATTTTCCCTCAGCCTGCTCGGCACGTTCCTGGTGCGGTCGGGTGTGTTGACCTCGGTGCACGCGTTTGCTTCCGACCCTGCGCGCGGCGTATTCATCCTGATCTTCCTGCTGTTTGTAGTCGGCGGCTCACTCACCTTGTTCGCCCTGCGTGCGCCGGTGGTCAAGAGCCAGGTCGGCTTTAACCTGTGGTCGCGGGAAACCTTGCTGCTGGGCAACAACCTGGTGCTGGTGGTGGCTGCGTCGATGATCCTGCTTGGCACCTTGTACCCGCTGGCGCTGGATGCGTTGAGCGGCGCCAAGCTGTCCGTGGGCCCACCGTACTTCAACGCTTTGTTTATCCCGTTGATGGGCCTGTTGATGGTGGTGATGGCGGTCGGCATGCTGGTGCGCTGGAAAGACACCCCGGTGAAATGGCTGGTGGGCATGTTGATGCCGGTGCTACTCGGCAGTGTGGCCTTGGCGGTGATCGCAGGCTTTGCCTACGGTGACTTCAATTGGGCAGTGCTTGCCACCTTCCTGCTCGCCGCTTGGGTATTGCTGGCCGGCGTGCGCGATATCGCCGACAAGACCCGCCACAAAGGCCTGATCAAAGGCCTGCCAACCCTGACCCGCAGCTACTGGGGCATGCAGATCGCCCACATCGGCATCGCCGTGTGCGCCTTGGGCGTGGTGCTTTCCAGCCAGAACAGCGCCGAACGCGACCTGCGCCTCGCGCCGGGCGAGTCCATGGACCTGGCCGGTTACCACTTCATTTTTGAAGGCGCCAAGCACTTCGAAGGGCCGAACTTCACGTCGGACAAAGGCACTGTGCGTGTCGTGCGCAAGGGTAAGGAAGTGGCCGTGCTGCACCCGGAAAAACGCCTGTACACCGTACAAAACTCAATGATGACCGAGGCCGGCATCGACGCCGGTTTCACCCGCGACCTCTATGTGGCGCTGGGTGAACCGCTGGGCGACGGCGCCTGGGCCGTGCGCGTGCATGTGAAACCGTTCGTGCGCTGGATCTGGTTCGGCGGTTTGCTCACCGGGTTTGGGGGCTTGCTGGCCGCGCTGGACCGGCGTTATCGGGTCAAGGTCAAGAGCCGGGTGCGTGAAGCCCTCGGTCTGCAAGGAGCGGCGGCATGA